The proteins below come from a single Myxococcales bacterium genomic window:
- a CDS encoding DUF2156 domain-containing protein, which yields MNPPSRPHVPDPRSPTRAAAAGAGLEADPDRRAFLALLERYGREATSFVALGAGFRYLWLGDDLCVPYVDTGGAWVAAGSPVGPPELCAAAGRAFSERARGAGREAVLFATEEPSASSAELSSLRVGEQPVWAPADWGATVSRVRSLKEQLRRARAKGVRVERLATAEVEQAGRRRGAVHSLIARWLSTRPMAPMGFVVQVAPFTFASERRYYAAWRGDLLVGFLGLSPIPARDGWLFENLLRDPRAPNGTAELLFDGAMRDLATDGVAYATFGLAPLAGELPGWLALARRCGQPLYDFAGLYAFKAKLRPARWEPVFVSYPRGGPAVVAIYHALQAFAGGGFVRFGLATLLRGPGVVLRALTATLVPWTAALALAAPDRWFPSPCVRHAWTTFDLTLTLCLVALLARWRRALATGLAITVTLDAAVTAAQALLWNAPRARTLGDAGAALVAVSAPALAAAVLWGARRRHARAEAVEGAAVASEELASR from the coding sequence ATGAATCCGCCCTCGCGACCCCACGTTCCTGATCCTCGGAGCCCCACGCGGGCCGCGGCCGCAGGCGCGGGGCTCGAGGCGGATCCGGACCGCCGCGCGTTCCTCGCGCTCCTCGAGCGCTACGGCCGCGAGGCCACCTCGTTCGTCGCGCTGGGCGCGGGCTTCCGGTATCTCTGGCTCGGGGACGACCTCTGCGTGCCCTACGTCGACACGGGCGGCGCGTGGGTGGCGGCGGGCTCTCCCGTGGGGCCGCCGGAGCTGTGTGCGGCGGCGGGGCGCGCGTTCTCGGAGCGCGCGCGGGGCGCGGGGCGCGAGGCGGTGCTGTTCGCCACCGAGGAGCCCTCCGCGAGCTCCGCGGAGCTCAGCTCGTTGCGGGTGGGCGAGCAGCCGGTGTGGGCGCCCGCAGACTGGGGCGCCACTGTGTCGCGCGTCCGCAGCTTGAAGGAGCAGCTCCGCCGCGCGCGGGCGAAGGGGGTGCGGGTCGAGCGGCTCGCGACCGCAGAGGTCGAGCAGGCGGGGAGGCGCCGCGGGGCGGTGCACTCGCTCATCGCGCGGTGGTTGAGCACGCGACCGATGGCGCCGATGGGCTTCGTGGTGCAGGTCGCGCCGTTTACGTTCGCAAGCGAGCGGCGGTATTACGCGGCCTGGCGCGGCGATCTGCTCGTGGGGTTCCTGGGCCTGTCGCCCATCCCTGCGCGGGACGGCTGGCTCTTCGAGAACCTGCTCCGCGATCCGCGCGCGCCGAACGGGACCGCGGAGCTGCTCTTCGACGGCGCGATGCGCGACCTCGCCACCGACGGCGTGGCCTACGCGACCTTCGGCCTCGCGCCGCTCGCGGGCGAGCTCCCGGGGTGGCTCGCGCTCGCGCGGCGGTGCGGCCAGCCGCTCTACGACTTCGCGGGGCTCTACGCGTTCAAGGCCAAGCTCCGCCCGGCGCGCTGGGAGCCCGTGTTCGTCTCGTACCCGCGGGGTGGGCCTGCGGTGGTGGCCATCTACCACGCGCTCCAGGCCTTCGCGGGCGGGGGTTTCGTGCGCTTCGGGCTTGCCACGCTCCTTCGCGGGCCGGGCGTTGTGCTCCGCGCGCTGACGGCCACGCTCGTCCCGTGGACGGCGGCGCTGGCCCTCGCCGCGCCGGATCGGTGGTTCCCCTCGCCGTGCGTGCGGCACGCATGGACGACCTTCGACCTGACGCTTACCTTGTGCCTCGTCGCGCTGCTCGCGCGATGGCGGCGCGCGCTGGCCACGGGCCTCGCCATCACCGTCACGTTGGACGCGGCAGTGACGGCGGCGCAGGCGCTGCTCTGGAACGCTCCGCGTGCTCGAACGCTGGGCGACGCGGGGGCGGCGCTCGTCGCCGTCTCTGCGCCTGCGCTCGCGGCGGCCGTCCTCTGGGGCGCGCGTCGCAGGCACGCGCGCGCGGAGGCGGTCGAAGGCGCGGCCGTGGCGAGCGAAGAGCTCGCGAGCCGCTGA
- a CDS encoding mechanosensitive ion channel: MSPKKGRVWLASAAAAFALHLPRAAEAQEAPDVAKLAGFVRWGGLFASVFVFIGAAVALRILTNVADQLGRRFANRRPTIQKYESVARFFVYIAALGVCLSLSFRLDSTTLTVIGGTLAVAVGFAMRDLIAALIAGITIIFDRPFQVGDRVEFAGQYGDIVKIGIRSVRMNTLDHNIITIPNNRILTDVTASGNWGALEMQTPFDFYIGIDQDAELAASLIREACLTSPYVFLPNPVPLEAKQVILHDYVAMHLKARPYVFDCKYEKPFQSDVHLRVAKAFRTHGIQPPAVLLRRSADVEAHAYGGRRVREVGEPSDTP, encoded by the coding sequence ATGAGTCCCAAGAAGGGCCGCGTCTGGCTCGCCTCCGCCGCCGCCGCGTTCGCGCTGCACCTGCCTCGCGCCGCGGAGGCGCAGGAGGCGCCGGACGTCGCGAAGCTGGCGGGCTTCGTGCGCTGGGGCGGGCTGTTCGCCTCGGTCTTCGTGTTCATCGGGGCCGCGGTCGCGCTGCGGATCCTGACCAACGTCGCCGACCAGCTCGGCCGGCGCTTCGCGAACCGCCGCCCCACGATTCAGAAGTACGAGTCTGTCGCGCGGTTCTTCGTGTACATCGCCGCGCTCGGGGTCTGCCTCTCGCTCAGCTTCAGGCTCGACTCCACGACGCTCACGGTCATCGGAGGCACGCTGGCCGTCGCGGTCGGCTTCGCGATGCGCGACCTCATCGCCGCGCTCATCGCCGGGATCACGATCATCTTCGACCGCCCGTTCCAAGTGGGCGACCGGGTCGAGTTCGCCGGTCAATACGGCGACATCGTCAAGATTGGCATTCGCAGCGTGCGAATGAACACGCTCGATCACAACATCATTACCATACCCAATAACCGCATCCTCACCGACGTGACCGCGAGCGGCAACTGGGGCGCCCTGGAAATGCAGACTCCCTTCGATTTCTACATTGGTATCGATCAAGACGCGGAGCTCGCGGCCTCGCTGATTCGCGAGGCGTGCCTCACGAGCCCTTACGTATTTCTCCCGAACCCGGTGCCCCTGGAGGCGAAGCAGGTGATCTTGCACGACTACGTGGCGATGCACCTGAAGGCGCGGCCGTACGTGTTCGACTGCAAGTACGAGAAGCCGTTCCAGTCCGACGTGCACCTACGGGTCGCCAAGGCCTTCCGGACCCACGGCATCCAGCCCCCCGCGGTGCTCCTCCGGCGCTCGGCGGACGTCGAAGCTCACGCGTACGGCGGCAGGCGCGTGCGCGAGGTTGGCGAGCCGAGCGACACGCCGTAG
- a CDS encoding ATP-binding protein has product MNVAPQAARGPRGALWVLAALLVAVLTAARGAGAVDAAAADGGGGVDAAEAPAPEAAYRNNTKYIHQFTRESLGAEIDPKALFDVPLDDAAAVELEARRLTALLHEVDAPAPTPSARRAAKNRGRPFDAGGTTDAESASSQRWDARLELDRARLSFYSLPPARRVELLTLHAKRQAEAAPQPSESELLEQRAAAERARAVLAAQQARSEADRLVSEELTQMLDVERAQREVEQSLAKRRDELAARLEATLGTQRKVRELREKGEPPAVDAGYDALRRTLATSELELAEALDDLGRKAERAPAPGPTALVNLPPTADAGPARDARARAVAHASRLDAERQTLREERATQLFGEIGALNVERLALLPHLSPAKRDAVTGFGEAGVDHVTSELRQLALIARYHRHAAGRWVSSMGIRGKASGQTLGRSLLLLFEWLAAILAFIWLRKRTPEWLTKGRGRARDLDRHERLTSPSLGTRAFAFALGVHRPVEWLALALLMAWMLPESAADVLELELVAVTFQWFIGGALVVDLVNALAGEGTRAAARDNDTPALRLKSLRLVGRVVVAFGLILTLSTKLVGQGTIHRWVLSTCWFASVPVALVLVRWWRAVVFERIARARRESPFERWVLGSQRGWMSLFAASAGAAYLFARGAAREVRSWVGRYGVTRRVLAYLFRRQLDKLSAERTDLATAPIPDDTFDALGPDTASRVWVKTETHEAIEELLERIRGRCGGVIAVVGQRGMGKTALLHHLHGEFPDTIRLRLPPEGMRALPAALAEAIGADPRSSLEELAAALNTSERGRALLLDDVQRFVQPVMGGLAPFDALLDLASRHCGKTTWVLALDDVIWLFLQRARGARPLFDRVIRLSPWPEEQIIELLQARTAQVEIDPSFEHLREDLPPNADEIDKQGALARCEGNYYRLLWDYAAGNPGVALHMWRRSLGLDAKGAPHVRFFQAPDTTDLEALPDPAIFVLRAVMQLAPATPQKLGEATMLSAADVADALRFALAHGYVATEDERYVITWAWFRPIVLFLQRRHLLVT; this is encoded by the coding sequence ATGAATGTCGCTCCGCAGGCCGCTCGCGGCCCTCGCGGCGCCCTCTGGGTCCTCGCGGCGTTGCTCGTCGCGGTCCTCACGGCCGCGCGCGGCGCCGGGGCGGTCGACGCCGCCGCCGCGGACGGGGGCGGGGGCGTCGACGCGGCCGAGGCCCCCGCGCCCGAAGCCGCCTACAGGAATAATACCAAGTATATTCATCAATTTACAAGGGAGTCCTTGGGAGCCGAGATCGATCCCAAGGCCCTCTTCGACGTGCCCCTCGACGATGCGGCGGCCGTGGAGCTCGAGGCGCGGCGGCTCACCGCGCTCCTCCACGAGGTCGACGCTCCAGCGCCCACCCCCTCGGCGAGGCGCGCCGCGAAGAACCGCGGCCGCCCGTTCGACGCGGGCGGGACGACGGACGCGGAGAGCGCCTCGAGCCAGCGCTGGGACGCGCGGCTCGAGCTCGACCGCGCGCGCCTCTCGTTCTACTCACTCCCGCCGGCGCGGCGAGTCGAGCTCCTCACGCTGCACGCGAAGCGGCAGGCCGAGGCCGCACCCCAGCCGTCGGAGTCGGAGCTGTTGGAGCAGCGGGCCGCAGCGGAGCGCGCGCGGGCCGTGCTCGCGGCGCAGCAGGCGCGGTCCGAGGCCGATCGGCTCGTGTCGGAAGAGCTCACGCAGATGCTCGACGTGGAGAGAGCCCAACGCGAGGTCGAGCAGAGCCTCGCGAAGCGCCGCGACGAGCTCGCCGCGCGGCTCGAGGCGACCCTCGGCACGCAGCGAAAGGTGCGCGAGCTGCGAGAGAAGGGGGAACCGCCCGCCGTCGACGCCGGCTACGACGCGCTCCGCAGAACGCTGGCGACCTCGGAGCTCGAGCTCGCGGAGGCACTGGATGACCTCGGCCGGAAAGCGGAGCGAGCGCCCGCACCAGGCCCCACGGCGCTCGTAAACCTGCCGCCCACGGCCGACGCCGGGCCCGCGCGCGACGCGCGCGCCCGCGCGGTCGCCCACGCCTCCCGCCTCGATGCCGAGCGGCAAACGCTCCGCGAGGAGAGGGCGACGCAGCTCTTCGGCGAGATCGGCGCGCTCAACGTCGAGCGGCTAGCCCTCCTGCCGCACCTCTCCCCCGCCAAGCGCGACGCCGTGACGGGCTTTGGCGAGGCGGGGGTGGACCACGTGACCTCCGAGCTGCGGCAGCTCGCCCTCATCGCGCGCTACCACCGCCACGCAGCGGGTCGCTGGGTCTCGTCGATGGGAATCCGAGGCAAGGCCTCGGGCCAGACCCTCGGGCGGTCACTCCTTCTCCTCTTCGAGTGGCTCGCGGCCATTTTGGCCTTCATCTGGCTTCGCAAGCGCACCCCCGAGTGGCTGACCAAGGGCCGCGGGCGCGCGCGCGACCTCGACCGGCACGAGCGCCTGACCTCGCCAAGCCTTGGGACCCGTGCCTTCGCCTTCGCGCTCGGCGTCCACCGGCCGGTCGAGTGGCTCGCGCTCGCCCTGCTCATGGCGTGGATGCTTCCGGAGAGCGCCGCCGACGTCCTCGAGCTCGAGCTCGTCGCCGTGACGTTCCAGTGGTTCATCGGCGGCGCGCTCGTCGTCGACCTCGTGAACGCGCTCGCGGGTGAGGGGACGCGAGCGGCCGCGCGGGACAACGACACGCCTGCGCTCCGCCTCAAGTCGCTCCGCCTCGTGGGGCGGGTGGTCGTGGCGTTTGGACTCATCCTGACACTGAGCACGAAGCTCGTGGGGCAGGGCACGATCCACCGCTGGGTGCTGTCGACGTGCTGGTTCGCCTCCGTGCCCGTGGCCCTCGTGCTCGTGCGGTGGTGGCGCGCGGTGGTCTTCGAGCGGATCGCGCGGGCGCGTCGCGAGTCCCCGTTCGAGCGCTGGGTGCTCGGGAGCCAGCGGGGCTGGATGAGCCTCTTCGCGGCCTCCGCGGGGGCGGCGTATCTCTTCGCGCGCGGCGCGGCCCGCGAGGTACGGAGCTGGGTGGGCCGCTACGGCGTGACCCGCCGCGTGCTCGCCTACCTGTTCCGTCGCCAGCTCGACAAGCTCAGCGCCGAGCGCACCGATCTCGCGACCGCTCCCATCCCGGACGACACGTTCGACGCGCTCGGCCCCGACACCGCGTCGCGCGTGTGGGTGAAGACCGAGACCCACGAGGCGATCGAGGAGCTGCTCGAGCGCATTCGCGGCCGGTGTGGCGGCGTCATCGCTGTGGTCGGGCAGCGCGGCATGGGCAAGACGGCCCTGCTGCACCACCTCCACGGGGAGTTCCCCGACACCATTCGATTGCGCCTCCCGCCCGAGGGCATGCGCGCGCTCCCAGCCGCGCTCGCCGAGGCGATCGGTGCCGATCCGAGGAGCTCGCTCGAAGAGCTCGCCGCGGCGCTCAACACCTCCGAACGGGGGCGCGCGCTGCTGCTCGACGACGTTCAGCGCTTCGTCCAGCCCGTGATGGGTGGGCTCGCGCCGTTCGACGCGCTGCTCGACCTCGCGAGCCGGCACTGCGGGAAGACCACGTGGGTGCTCGCGCTCGACGACGTGATCTGGCTCTTCCTCCAGCGCGCACGGGGCGCTCGCCCGCTGTTCGATCGCGTCATCAGGCTCTCCCCTTGGCCCGAGGAGCAGATCATCGAGCTGCTCCAGGCCCGCACGGCGCAGGTGGAGATCGATCCCTCGTTCGAACACCTCCGCGAGGACCTCCCGCCGAACGCCGACGAGATCGACAAACAGGGGGCGCTCGCCCGCTGCGAGGGCAACTACTACCGCCTCCTCTGGGACTACGCGGCCGGCAACCCGGGCGTGGCGCTGCACATGTGGCGTCGCTCGCTCGGCCTCGACGCGAAGGGCGCGCCGCACGTTCGTTTCTTCCAGGCCCCCGACACGACCGACCTCGAAGCGCTCCCCGATCCTGCGATCTTCGTGCTCCGCGCCGTCATGCAGCTCGCCCCCGCGACGCCCCAGAAGCTCGGTGAGGCCACCATGCTGAGCGCCGCCGACGTGGCCGACGCACTCCGCTTTGCCCTCGCCCACGGCTACGTGGCCACCGAGGACGAGCGGTACGTCATCACGTGGGCGTGGTTTCGCCCGATCGTGCTCTTCCTCCAACGCCGCCACCTCCTCGTCACGTGA
- a CDS encoding DUF3160 domain-containing protein: protein MRARRRGKQVFGAALAAAATALAACAEPPTRSTAPVTPAASPPPQDAATAATARDASAGGPRQIPPEATTCAATPVVRVTVPKKALSLPPEPTCAGDMFCDWVERAPAGADACFVANDTLRRAEGEMRGAPHRPPGGSSTSAPPPLTPPAPPPAASPAHAAVAPKYLDRVSAHLDLTPDERDALQKGGMVVLDRLPYVDYARAYHDVFQEQLPVFVTVDSILHAVFRATEGALETAERKTLEPALARVLTGLQTSLRASARGLDRQVVNDIDVYLGVAIGRRWRCPRPRSAHRGARATRPRSARSPTLPPPGRPPASRPRRASARAAPASWA from the coding sequence ATGAGGGCGCGGCGCCGGGGGAAGCAGGTGTTCGGGGCTGCGCTCGCGGCGGCGGCGACCGCGCTCGCAGCCTGCGCCGAGCCTCCGACCCGAAGCACGGCCCCCGTCACGCCCGCGGCGTCTCCTCCGCCACAGGACGCCGCGACCGCCGCGACCGCAAGAGACGCCTCGGCGGGCGGCCCGCGGCAGATCCCGCCCGAAGCGACGACCTGCGCCGCGACTCCCGTCGTACGAGTGACCGTTCCCAAGAAGGCCCTGTCGCTCCCGCCGGAGCCGACCTGCGCCGGCGACATGTTCTGCGACTGGGTCGAGCGGGCGCCCGCAGGCGCCGACGCCTGCTTCGTCGCCAACGACACCCTCCGCCGAGCCGAGGGCGAGATGCGCGGCGCGCCTCATCGGCCGCCGGGCGGCTCGAGCACTTCGGCCCCGCCTCCGCTCACTCCTCCGGCCCCGCCGCCAGCCGCGTCCCCCGCGCACGCAGCGGTGGCGCCCAAGTACCTCGACCGCGTCTCCGCACACCTCGACCTCACGCCGGACGAACGCGACGCGCTCCAGAAGGGCGGCATGGTCGTGCTCGATCGGCTCCCGTACGTCGACTACGCGCGGGCCTACCACGACGTATTTCAGGAGCAGCTCCCGGTCTTCGTGACCGTCGACTCCATCCTCCACGCCGTCTTTCGCGCGACCGAGGGCGCGCTAGAGACGGCCGAGCGCAAGACCCTGGAGCCTGCGCTCGCCCGTGTGCTCACCGGCCTTCAGACGAGCCTCCGGGCCTCGGCGCGCGGACTCGATCGCCAAGTCGTCAACGACATTGACGTTTACCTCGGCGTCGCGATCGGACGGCGCTGGCGGTGCCCGCGGCCGAGAAGCGCGCACCGTGGCGCGCGAGCTACGCGGCCCCGGAGCGCTCGCTCACCGACGCTCCCGCCGCCTGGACGACCTCCTGCGAGCCGCCCGCGCCGCGCTTCGGCCCGAGCAGCACCGGCGTCTTGGGCATAG
- a CDS encoding HCO3- transporter → MPSVDEGLNARGFAGVRGDLARRLPTYGGDWTDGLHPKAAGAIGFLFFACLAPAIAFGGLMSVMTGGEIGVVEMIVSTAACGVAYAVVAGQPLTILGGTGPLLVFTAILYDACRRFGVAFLPTYAWIGLWSGLFTVVLGATGMSRLVARLTRFTDETFAALISVIFVYQAIANVLGAFPGTRVADDSALFGLVLAAGTYMLARSLAQLRHRPYLRRALRELIADFGPATAVLAMVFARRLLPAVRVEPLAVPAAFGTSTGRAWLVPLGGVPPWVPVVAIVPALLVALLVFMDQNVTVRIIQSPSNALKKGSAYHWDLVVVGALLAACSMLGLPWLVAATVRSVNHVRALSSTEGAAERARITGVRENRVSPLLVHAGIGASLLATKYLVQIPMPVLYGLFFYMGLASTSGNQFFDRLRLWLTDPALYPPHHYVRRVPPRVIHAYTALQAVCLGVLWAVKSSAVGILFPLVIALLVPVRSLMGRWISAEHLGALDADESPDDVEDHVAGP, encoded by the coding sequence GTGCCTAGCGTCGACGAGGGCCTGAACGCGCGGGGGTTCGCCGGCGTCCGTGGCGATCTCGCTCGCCGCCTCCCGACGTACGGCGGGGACTGGACCGACGGTTTGCACCCGAAGGCCGCGGGCGCGATTGGCTTCCTCTTCTTCGCCTGTTTGGCGCCTGCGATCGCGTTCGGTGGGCTCATGTCGGTGATGACCGGCGGCGAGATCGGCGTCGTCGAGATGATCGTCTCCACGGCGGCGTGCGGCGTGGCGTACGCGGTGGTCGCCGGCCAGCCGCTCACCATCCTCGGGGGCACGGGCCCTCTGCTCGTGTTCACGGCGATTCTCTACGACGCGTGCCGCCGCTTCGGCGTGGCGTTCCTGCCGACCTACGCGTGGATCGGTCTCTGGAGCGGCCTCTTCACCGTGGTCTTGGGCGCTACGGGGATGAGCCGCCTCGTGGCTCGCCTCACGAGGTTCACCGACGAGACCTTCGCGGCCCTCATCTCGGTCATCTTCGTCTACCAAGCCATTGCGAATGTCCTCGGGGCCTTTCCTGGGACGCGCGTCGCGGACGACTCGGCGCTGTTCGGGCTCGTGCTCGCGGCCGGCACGTACATGCTCGCGCGCTCGCTCGCGCAGCTCCGCCACCGGCCGTACCTGCGCCGGGCCCTGCGCGAGCTCATCGCCGACTTCGGCCCCGCGACGGCGGTCCTCGCCATGGTGTTCGCGCGCCGCCTCCTCCCGGCCGTGCGCGTGGAGCCGCTCGCCGTCCCGGCGGCCTTCGGCACGTCGACCGGGCGCGCCTGGCTGGTTCCCTTGGGTGGCGTGCCCCCGTGGGTTCCCGTGGTCGCCATCGTGCCCGCGCTGCTCGTCGCGCTGCTCGTCTTCATGGATCAGAACGTGACGGTCCGCATCATCCAGAGCCCCTCGAACGCTCTCAAGAAGGGCTCGGCGTACCACTGGGATCTCGTCGTCGTAGGGGCGCTCCTCGCGGCGTGCTCGATGCTCGGGCTGCCTTGGCTCGTGGCGGCGACGGTGCGCTCGGTCAACCACGTGCGCGCGCTCAGCTCGACGGAGGGCGCCGCAGAGCGCGCGCGGATCACGGGCGTGCGCGAGAACCGGGTCTCGCCGCTGCTGGTCCACGCCGGGATCGGCGCGTCGTTGCTCGCGACGAAGTACCTCGTGCAGATCCCGATGCCCGTGCTCTACGGGCTCTTCTTCTACATGGGGCTCGCCTCGACCTCAGGAAACCAGTTCTTCGACCGCCTTCGCCTGTGGCTCACCGACCCGGCGCTTTACCCCCCTCACCACTACGTGAGGAGGGTGCCGCCCCGAGTGATCCACGCGTACACCGCCCTCCAAGCGGTGTGCCTCGGCGTGCTCTGGGCGGTCAAGTCGAGCGCAGTCGGTATCCTCTTTCCGCTCGTCATTGCGCTGCTCGTGCCGGTGCGGTCGCTCATGGGTCGCTGGATCTCTGCCGAACACCTCGGGGCGCTCGACGCCGACGAGAGCCCCGACGACGTCGAGGACCACGTCGCCGGGCCGTGA